A segment of the Solanum lycopersicum chromosome 9, SLM_r2.1 genome:
gaagaaggtgataaggtatATCTAAAAATgtcgcctatgaaaggggtggtgatatttggcaagaaaggaaagttgagtcctcgttatgttggtctctatgaaatcttgcaaagagTTGGTAAGGTTTCATATGAGATGAAGTTACCTAGTCAATTGGCTTCGGTTTATTCGgtgttccatgtttccatgcatAAGAAGTGTATCagtgatcccgagtccatttttcctattgagggtctaggTGTTCAAGATAAGCTCTCTTGTGAGAAGGTTCTGGTTGAAATCCTTGATCGACAAGTAACGAAgttaaggaacaaggaggtggcttccgtaaaggtgttatggaagaaaaacctagttgagggtgcaacatagGAGGCAGAGGCCTACATACAGTCTCATTACcctcatttattttataaccAAGGTTAGTTGTTCCTATTTATAGTGAAATAATGAGTAGATCTGAAGTTGCCTTGATTTACTTTTGGAAAAATAGTGAATTTCATTCTTTGTCACAGTTAGTTACAGTGAATTATGCCTATTTAAATGAAAGTTTTCAATAAAAATGctcttttatttgatttgaacTTATATGGTGTATTATGGTATGTTTTGTCTTCATGAGTTGTATTGAGCATGTTGATATGTGGTGTATTATGGTACGTTGTGTCTTCATGAGTTGTATTGAGCATGTTGATATGTGTTGAAGAAAGATTTGGCATAATAAATGAGCATGTAATGAATGTTGAACTCTTATGAgttgaaaatgatgttttgagttGCATTGTGAAAAAGGTCATGTGGTAATGTTAATTTAAATTGTAACTCATGTttttatatgttgttgttggttgggttgtttgtcttgagtctattccttccttttaaagaattttagtgtcattcagggatgaATGATCCTAAAGGGGGGTATATTGTAATACTCCGAAATTCTAaagcctaatctagagcctaacatgagattctaagagttgtaactttgttttaaagttatctataatgtatataagtcatttaggaagttcaagaatcaaaacatcaagaaatGTCTATTACATCagaaaactagttcaagaggtgctagtgtgccttaagactatttgactaagttataggagtcgaaaaatgatgaaattgggTGGTAAGGTGTCTAACACATATTATAGTTGGTTTATAGTCGAAACGTCTgggtaagactccccaaggaccaaccaaagggtccttgaggaccCTTGCGTTTGGGCAAAAAACTATCAAATGGCAGTGTCTACCTACGCGTGCAGCCGACGAGGCATGATTGGATATATGAAGAGCCGATGCCTCCGTAAAACAACACTTAGCCATTTTGGATAATGGTCCATTTAGATCAATCTCTGAGACCAACAAGAGGTATACAGGACGGAAGGGAGCAAGGGCTTAGACTAACATACGGCGTATCAATCGGGGTCTTGTAGGTCAGGTCCCTcagtttttatttcattttaatttatttaattagttaattaagtgGTGAATTAATTATCTGGGTGTTAATGGAGGCCTAGTTAAGTTATTTAATGACTCCCACAAAGACccaaaacctaattaaactaaacctaactctcataattcccaaaacccaattgctcttccttctctattctttctctcCTAAAGAAACTCCATAAAAGACCAAGCAAAGGAGGGTTCTAAGTctgaaaaatattaagttttctccatcaaacttcataaattagtaaggtatgggatttctttcacctttgggatctctttccccaaagggtttcttcaaattgatttttaaaagaaGAGTTTTagatgggttttcttctattacgAAATTGATCCTCTAATtgaatttgtttatgatttcttttgataattataaGGATATTATGATGTAATGTAATCCAGTTATTCTAGTTCTTGATTAGTTAACATGGGTTTTGATGTTGATCATGAATTCGACCTAGGTTCCTAACCATAGGCTATGAACTATTGATAAATTGTggtgtagtgattcaattgactttattatggtgttaattaatattgtgtgatgatattacatctATTATTGGGTGGAATTtgatggttgatggtaaaaccttgatgatgtcttgtgaaggagattggggtaagttttgtgatcttaaacctttacttcaattatgattacttgtgtttagtgatgaagttatattgaagtataccttatgataagattgattagggttgatatgttaattgaattgaaatgtcttgattatgtgattatgatatTATGCTTGGGATGTATTACTATAACGTTGGTGATGaagtacctatgtgccttactatgatataatgatgttaatgtgctaatctcacatatgagggttgtaatgaaaggtgttctcatgcaaatcctattgagctatgactatgactatataaagggtaaaccctatgacctaatctaagatatgattattaatgaaagacatttcaaaggGGACTctaacttagcaccgagtgaactagagtgaggagtgtcccttcccacaaaGGAAAGATAGGATCACTTATGTACtcatgatattggagactataatgcatttAGCATAAACAGAGTCtgaactatatctcctagttcttgaactatgttccTTCATATGAATGccagctagtggatccacgtagatactatgttcatgttttggtactacttggcaagtagtccaccttccttTGGTGTatggttccatgacaccggattccagaTTGGCTCATGTGGTCTTTGTAGGTAAAATCAAGATGTTCtcgaaagtaaaataaagtaatgaaacgaacactaactaaggtgacttaaaaggtttgacttagcctaggtaggggtatgggactctacttatgccttgcactagtttgccttgcgGGAAGCCTTAGGAGTTGTTCTTGTATTCTATAATGTATGTGTTATGTATATATTGACTTTACTATAATTGactctatatgatgttagtttcacttatgagcATGATGTTGGTCTACATTGCTAAAATATGATGGTGGTTACTCTTAACATTATGTAATGTGAAGTTAGGTATTACTTATGGTAATTTATCttagtttacttgattaattaagGTTATGGGATTTTGCTTGATCATGGAACATGTAGACTTGATGAGGGTTTACGGGTAAGGGTCTactatatgttaaatattatgaAGTTCTTATATATGCCTTGTGGTTATAATATGATGTATAGGTTGGTTGGCTATAcatatgttgacttgacttggtaatgttggtcttgtgttgaataTGATATTGTATTTAGGATTATGTGGCTATTGGTTCATACGATTCTTAGGAGTGCATAAAAATGGGATTTTGCAGTAAGTTTGCATTTCATTGTAAATTGTCCTTTTTAaagcatgatttctatgttggATGTGCATATGGCCCTCtacatagtacaagtgatgtgatGATCCCGTTTCTCCCTTTTTACCCAACATGTTAGGTTCCAGTCTTAAAGGGTTCGTGACGGCATtggaagaagacttggatcctcattctccaagttgggtaggtcctcacctcTCCGAGGCAAACACCATGTTCTAGCATTGGATGttgattagtcttaaagacactttgttcattctctttcatttgagtactatgATTGTGTAGCTTATATGTAGATTTATtggtattgatgtatgggctatgcccaatttttatactcttgtttagatggtttaatatgagacatccaTTGTAAGACTGTTGTGTATCTTACATATATATGTGtcataaaagtaaaagactatgtattcttcctatatgaagggtctatgtatactctctactaa
Coding sequences within it:
- the LOC138338595 gene encoding uncharacterized protein — its product is MSPMKGVVIFGKKGKLSPRYVGLYEILQRVGKVSYEMKLPSQLASVYSVFHVSMHKKCISDPESIFPIEGLGVQDKLSCEKVLVEILDRQVTKLRNKEVASVKVLWKKNLVEGAT